One genomic window of Falco cherrug isolate bFalChe1 chromosome 20, bFalChe1.pri, whole genome shotgun sequence includes the following:
- the HDAC5 gene encoding histone deacetylase 5 isoform X3 — MDPQSDTEGGSSREPSLELLSRAQLHAALPAPGVEGPAEACGECRGPGLDAAARERQLQRELLALKQQQQLQKQLLFAEFQKQHEHLTRQHEVQLQKHLKQQEVLAARRQQELEQQRQRERQEALEQQQRLEQLHALRTKDKSRESAIASTEVKLKLQEFLLSKTKEPGTGPPNHSLPQHPKCWAHHTSLDQSSPPQSGSPGTPPSYKLPLLGTYDGRDDFPLRKTASEPNLKVRSRLKQKVAERRSSPLLRRKDGTVISTFKKRAIEITVSSVCSSAPGSGPSSPNSSHSAIAENGFTGSVPNIHAEQLLPQHRALTLDGTSQLSLYTSPSLPNISLGLQATVTVTNSHLNASPKLSPQQVEAERPAVATLRPGAALSGKFLSTSSIPGCLLGVALEGDPPAGPASLLQHVLLLEQARQQSTLIAVPLHGQSPLVTGERAGSVRTVSKLPRHRPLSRTQSSPLPQSPQALPHGALPHGALQHHFLDKQQVQLGKLLPKPGELARQPPTHPEETEEELTEQQSPPPGDGVSPSAPLALISADAGDSPERLQDPEGCGVPCDEPGDSGNEAEIPGVPDAAELGVTYKQVFPEAQLQLYPAPSLGILALPHPALARTQSSPAGAGIKPPAPDGPPKHLFTTGVVYDTFMLKHQCTCGNTNIHPEHAGRIQSIWSRLQETGLLGKCERIRGRKATLEEIQTVHSEHHTLLYGTSPLNRQKLDSKKLLGPISQKMYTVLPCGGIGVDSDTVWNEMHSSSAVRMAVGCLVELAFKVAAGEIKNGFAVIRPPGHHAEESTAMGFCFFNSVAISAKLLQQKLSVGRILIVDWDIHHGNGTQQAFYSDPDVLYISLHRYDDGNFFPGSGAPEEVGSGMGVGYNINIAWTGGVDPPIGDVEYLTAFRTVVMPIANEFSPDMVLVSAGFDAVEGHLSPLGGYSVTAKCFGHLTKQLMMLAGGRVVLALEGGHDLTAICDASEACVSALLGLELEPLDPSLLQQKPNVNAVATLEKVIEIQSKHWGSVKRFAAAVGCSLLEAQKGEAEEAETVTAMALLSVGAEQGGANPQPRPAEEPMEAEPAL; from the exons ATGGACCCCCAGAGCGACACAG AGGGGGGGTCCAGCCGTGAGCCCTCGCTGGAGCTCCTGTCCCGTGCCCAGCTCCATGCTGCGCTCCCTGCCCCAG GGGTGGAGGGGCCAGCGGAGGCGTGCGGGGAGTGCCGGGGGCCAGGGCTGGACGCAGCGGCGCGGGAGCGGCAGCTGCAgcgggagctgctggccctcaagcagcagcagcagctccagaagcagctgctcttcGCCGAGTTCCAGAAGCAGCATGAGCACCTCACCCGCCAGCACGAGGTCCAGCTCCAGAAGCACCTCAAG cagcaggaagtgCTGGCTGCCCGccggcagcaggagctggagcagcagcggcagcgggAGCGGCAGGAggccctggagcagcagcagcgcctggagcagctgcacgCCCTGCGCACCAAGGACAAGAGCCGTGAGA GCGCCATCGCCAGCACGGAGGTGAAGCTGAAGCTGCAGGAGTTCCTGCTCAGCAAGACGAAGGAGCCGGGCACCGGCCCCCCCAACCAttccctcccccagcaccccaaatGTTG GGCTCACCACACCTCGTTGGACCAGAGTTCCCCCCCCCAGAGCGGCAGCCCGGGGACCCCCCCCTCCTACAAACTGCCCCTCCTCGGCACCTACGACGGCCGGGATGACTTCCCGCTCCGCAAAACCG cctcCGAACCCAACCTGAAAGTGCGCTCGCGGTTAAAACAGAAGGTGGCGGAGCGGCGGAGCAGCCCGCTGCTGCGGAGGAAGGACGGCACCGTCATCAGCACCTTCAAGAAACGAGCCATCGAGATCACGG TGTCCTCGGTGTGCAGCAGCGCCCCGGGCTCTGGGCCCAGCTCCCCCAACAGCTCCCACAGCGCCATCGCTGAGAACGGCTTCACCGGCTCCGTCCCCAACATCCACGCTGAG cagctcctgccccagcaccgAGCCCTCACCCTGGACGgcaccagccagctcagcctCTACACGTCCCCGTCCCTGCCCAACatctccctggggctgcaggccaCTGTCACCGTCACCAACTCCCACCTCAAC GCGTCCCCCAAGCTGTCCCCGCAGCAGGTGGAGGCCGAGCGCCCGGCGGTGGCCACGCTGCGTCCCGGGGCCGCCCTCAGCGGCAAGTTCCTGAGCACTTCGTCCATCCCGGGCTGCCTGCTGGGGGTGGCCCTGGAGGGGgacccccccgccggccccgcgtccctgctgcagcacgtcctgctgctggagcaagCGCGGCAGCAGAGCACCCTCATTGCCG TGCCACTGCACGGGCAGTCGCCGCTGGTGACGGGGGAGCGTGCGGGCAGCGTGCGCACGGTGAGCAAGCTGCCACGGCACCGGCCCCTCAGCCGCACGCAGtcgtcccccctgccccagagccCCCAGGCGCTGCCCCACGGCGCCCTGCCCCACGGCGCCCTACAGCACCACTTCCTCGACAAGCAGCAGGTCCAGCTGGGCaag ctgctccccaagCCGGGGGAGCTGGCGCggcagccccccacccaccccgaGGAGACGGAGGAGGAGCTGACAGAGCAGCAGTCGCCCCCGCCGGGGGATGGGGTGTCCCCCAGTGCCCCCCTTGCCCTCATCTCCGCGGATGCCGGGGACTCCCCGGAGCGGCTGCAGGACCCCGAGGGCTGCGGGGTGCCCTGCGACGAGCCAGGTGACAGTGGGAACGAGGCTGAGATCCCCGGGGTCCCCgatgctgctgagctgggcgTCACCTACAAACAG gTGTTCCCCGAGGCGCAGCTGCAGCTGTATCCTGCCCCCTCCTTGGGCATCCTGGCGCTGCCCCACCCGGCCCTCGCCCGCACCCAGTCGTCCCCCGCCGGTGCCGGCATCAAGCCCCCTGCGCCCGACGGGCCCCCAAAGCACCTCTTCACCACAg GCGTGGTGTACGACACGTTCATGCTGAAGCACCAGTGCACCTGCGGGAACACCAACATCCACCCTGAGCACGCCGGCCGCATCCAGAGCATCTGGTCCCGCCTGCAGGAGACTGGCCTCCTTGGCAAGTGCGAG cgTATCCGGGGCAGGAAGGCGACACTGGAGGAGATCCAGACAGTGCATTCGGAGCATCACACGCTGCTCTATGGCACCAGCCCCCTCAACCGTCAGAAGCTCGACAGCAAGAAGCTCCTCG GTCCCATCAGCCAGAAGATGTACACGGTGCTGCCGTGCGGGGGCATCGGG GTGGACAGTGATACGGTGTGGAATGAGATGCACTCGTCCAGTGCTGTGCGCATGGCGGTGGGCTGCCTGGTGGAGCTCGCCTTCAAGGTGGCTGCCGGCGAGATCAAG AATGGCTTTGCCGTCATCCGCCCCCCAGGACACCACGCAGAGGAGTCCACAGCCAT GGGCTTCTGCTTCTTCAACTCGGTGGCCATCTCTGCcaaactgctccagcagaaGCTCAGCGTGGGCAGGATCCTCATCGTGGACTGG GACATCCACCATGGGAACGGCACCCAGCAAGCCTTCTACAGCGACCCTGACGTCCTCTACATCTCCCTGCACCGCTATGATGATGGCAACTTCTTCCCAGGCAGTGGGGCGCCCGAGGAG GTGGGCAGCGGGATGGGAGTGGGCTACAACATCAACATCGCCTGGACCGGTGGCGTCGACCCCCCCATCGGGGACGTGGAGTATCTCACTGCCTTCAG GACCGTGGTGATGCCCATCGCCAACGAGTTCTCCCCGGACATGGTGCTGGTCTCGGCTGGCTTCGATGCTGTCGAGGGTCACCTCTCCCCACTCGGTGGCTACTCCGTCACCGCCAAAT GTTTTGGCCACTTGACAAAGCAGCTGATGATGCTGGCGGGGGGCCGGGTTGTGCTGGCGCTGGAGGGGGGGCATGACCTGACAGCCATCTGTGATGCCTCGGAGGCCTGCGTCTCCGCTCTGCTCGGCCTGGAG CTGGAGCCCCTGGATCCATCCCTCCTACAGCAGAAGCCAAATGTGAATGCGGTGGCCACCCTGGAGAAGGTCATAGAGATCCAGA GCAAGCACTGGGGCTCGGTGAAGCGCTTCGCGGCGGCGGTGGGCTGCTCGCTGCTGGAGGCGCAGAAGGGGGAGGCGGAGGAGGCTGAGACGGTGACAGCCATGGCCCTGCTCTCGGTGGGCGCCGAGCAGGGGGGTGCCAACCCCCAGCCCAG GCCGGCGGAGGAGCCGATGGAGGCTGAGCCGGCGCTGTGA
- the HDAC5 gene encoding histone deacetylase 5 isoform X5 produces MDPQSDTEGGSSREPSLELLSRAQLHAALPAPGVEGPAEACGECRGPGLDAAARERQLQRELLALKQQQQLQKQLLFAEFQKQHEHLTRQHEVQLQKHLKQQQEVLAARRQQELEQQRQRERQEALEQQQRLEQLHALRTKDKSRESAIASTEVKLKLQEFLLSKTKEPGTGPPNHSLPQHPKCWAHHTSLDQSSPPQSGSPGTPPSYKLPLLGTYDGRDDFPLRKTASEPNLKVRSRLKQKVAERRSSPLLRRKDGTVISTFKKRAIEITVSSVCSSAPGSGPSSPNSSHSAIAENGFTGSVPNIHAELLPQHRALTLDGTSQLSLYTSPSLPNISLGLQATVTVTNSHLNQVEAERPAVATLRPGAALSGKFLSTSSIPGCLLGVALEGDPPAGPASLLQHVLLLEQARQQSTLIAVPLHGQSPLVTGERAGSVRTVSKLPRHRPLSRTQSSPLPQSPQALPHGALPHGALQHHFLDKQQVQLGKLLPKPGELARQPPTHPEETEEELTEQQSPPPGDGVSPSAPLALISADAGDSPERLQDPEGCGVPCDEPGDSGNEAEIPGVPDAAELGVTYKQVFPEAQLQLYPAPSLGILALPHPALARTQSSPAGAGIKPPAPDGPPKHLFTTGVVYDTFMLKHQCTCGNTNIHPEHAGRIQSIWSRLQETGLLGKCERIRGRKATLEEIQTVHSEHHTLLYGTSPLNRQKLDSKKLLGPISQKMYTVLPCGGIGVDSDTVWNEMHSSSAVRMAVGCLVELAFKVAAGEIKNGFAVIRPPGHHAEESTAMGFCFFNSVAISAKLLQQKLSVGRILIVDWDIHHGNGTQQAFYSDPDVLYISLHRYDDGNFFPGSGAPEEVGSGMGVGYNINIAWTGGVDPPIGDVEYLTAFRTVVMPIANEFSPDMVLVSAGFDAVEGHLSPLGGYSVTAKCFGHLTKQLMMLAGGRVVLALEGGHDLTAICDASEACVSALLGLELEPLDPSLLQQKPNVNAVATLEKVIEIQSKHWGSVKRFAAAVGCSLLEAQKGEAEEAETVTAMALLSVGAEQGGANPQPRPAEEPMEAEPAL; encoded by the exons ATGGACCCCCAGAGCGACACAG AGGGGGGGTCCAGCCGTGAGCCCTCGCTGGAGCTCCTGTCCCGTGCCCAGCTCCATGCTGCGCTCCCTGCCCCAG GGGTGGAGGGGCCAGCGGAGGCGTGCGGGGAGTGCCGGGGGCCAGGGCTGGACGCAGCGGCGCGGGAGCGGCAGCTGCAgcgggagctgctggccctcaagcagcagcagcagctccagaagcagctgctcttcGCCGAGTTCCAGAAGCAGCATGAGCACCTCACCCGCCAGCACGAGGTCCAGCTCCAGAAGCACCTCAAG cagcagcaggaagtgCTGGCTGCCCGccggcagcaggagctggagcagcagcggcagcgggAGCGGCAGGAggccctggagcagcagcagcgcctggagcagctgcacgCCCTGCGCACCAAGGACAAGAGCCGTGAGA GCGCCATCGCCAGCACGGAGGTGAAGCTGAAGCTGCAGGAGTTCCTGCTCAGCAAGACGAAGGAGCCGGGCACCGGCCCCCCCAACCAttccctcccccagcaccccaaatGTTG GGCTCACCACACCTCGTTGGACCAGAGTTCCCCCCCCCAGAGCGGCAGCCCGGGGACCCCCCCCTCCTACAAACTGCCCCTCCTCGGCACCTACGACGGCCGGGATGACTTCCCGCTCCGCAAAACCG cctcCGAACCCAACCTGAAAGTGCGCTCGCGGTTAAAACAGAAGGTGGCGGAGCGGCGGAGCAGCCCGCTGCTGCGGAGGAAGGACGGCACCGTCATCAGCACCTTCAAGAAACGAGCCATCGAGATCACGG TGTCCTCGGTGTGCAGCAGCGCCCCGGGCTCTGGGCCCAGCTCCCCCAACAGCTCCCACAGCGCCATCGCTGAGAACGGCTTCACCGGCTCCGTCCCCAACATCCACGCTGAG ctcctgccccagcaccgAGCCCTCACCCTGGACGgcaccagccagctcagcctCTACACGTCCCCGTCCCTGCCCAACatctccctggggctgcaggccaCTGTCACCGTCACCAACTCCCACCTCAAC CAGGTGGAGGCCGAGCGCCCGGCGGTGGCCACGCTGCGTCCCGGGGCCGCCCTCAGCGGCAAGTTCCTGAGCACTTCGTCCATCCCGGGCTGCCTGCTGGGGGTGGCCCTGGAGGGGgacccccccgccggccccgcgtccctgctgcagcacgtcctgctgctggagcaagCGCGGCAGCAGAGCACCCTCATTGCCG TGCCACTGCACGGGCAGTCGCCGCTGGTGACGGGGGAGCGTGCGGGCAGCGTGCGCACGGTGAGCAAGCTGCCACGGCACCGGCCCCTCAGCCGCACGCAGtcgtcccccctgccccagagccCCCAGGCGCTGCCCCACGGCGCCCTGCCCCACGGCGCCCTACAGCACCACTTCCTCGACAAGCAGCAGGTCCAGCTGGGCaag ctgctccccaagCCGGGGGAGCTGGCGCggcagccccccacccaccccgaGGAGACGGAGGAGGAGCTGACAGAGCAGCAGTCGCCCCCGCCGGGGGATGGGGTGTCCCCCAGTGCCCCCCTTGCCCTCATCTCCGCGGATGCCGGGGACTCCCCGGAGCGGCTGCAGGACCCCGAGGGCTGCGGGGTGCCCTGCGACGAGCCAGGTGACAGTGGGAACGAGGCTGAGATCCCCGGGGTCCCCgatgctgctgagctgggcgTCACCTACAAACAG gTGTTCCCCGAGGCGCAGCTGCAGCTGTATCCTGCCCCCTCCTTGGGCATCCTGGCGCTGCCCCACCCGGCCCTCGCCCGCACCCAGTCGTCCCCCGCCGGTGCCGGCATCAAGCCCCCTGCGCCCGACGGGCCCCCAAAGCACCTCTTCACCACAg GCGTGGTGTACGACACGTTCATGCTGAAGCACCAGTGCACCTGCGGGAACACCAACATCCACCCTGAGCACGCCGGCCGCATCCAGAGCATCTGGTCCCGCCTGCAGGAGACTGGCCTCCTTGGCAAGTGCGAG cgTATCCGGGGCAGGAAGGCGACACTGGAGGAGATCCAGACAGTGCATTCGGAGCATCACACGCTGCTCTATGGCACCAGCCCCCTCAACCGTCAGAAGCTCGACAGCAAGAAGCTCCTCG GTCCCATCAGCCAGAAGATGTACACGGTGCTGCCGTGCGGGGGCATCGGG GTGGACAGTGATACGGTGTGGAATGAGATGCACTCGTCCAGTGCTGTGCGCATGGCGGTGGGCTGCCTGGTGGAGCTCGCCTTCAAGGTGGCTGCCGGCGAGATCAAG AATGGCTTTGCCGTCATCCGCCCCCCAGGACACCACGCAGAGGAGTCCACAGCCAT GGGCTTCTGCTTCTTCAACTCGGTGGCCATCTCTGCcaaactgctccagcagaaGCTCAGCGTGGGCAGGATCCTCATCGTGGACTGG GACATCCACCATGGGAACGGCACCCAGCAAGCCTTCTACAGCGACCCTGACGTCCTCTACATCTCCCTGCACCGCTATGATGATGGCAACTTCTTCCCAGGCAGTGGGGCGCCCGAGGAG GTGGGCAGCGGGATGGGAGTGGGCTACAACATCAACATCGCCTGGACCGGTGGCGTCGACCCCCCCATCGGGGACGTGGAGTATCTCACTGCCTTCAG GACCGTGGTGATGCCCATCGCCAACGAGTTCTCCCCGGACATGGTGCTGGTCTCGGCTGGCTTCGATGCTGTCGAGGGTCACCTCTCCCCACTCGGTGGCTACTCCGTCACCGCCAAAT GTTTTGGCCACTTGACAAAGCAGCTGATGATGCTGGCGGGGGGCCGGGTTGTGCTGGCGCTGGAGGGGGGGCATGACCTGACAGCCATCTGTGATGCCTCGGAGGCCTGCGTCTCCGCTCTGCTCGGCCTGGAG CTGGAGCCCCTGGATCCATCCCTCCTACAGCAGAAGCCAAATGTGAATGCGGTGGCCACCCTGGAGAAGGTCATAGAGATCCAGA GCAAGCACTGGGGCTCGGTGAAGCGCTTCGCGGCGGCGGTGGGCTGCTCGCTGCTGGAGGCGCAGAAGGGGGAGGCGGAGGAGGCTGAGACGGTGACAGCCATGGCCCTGCTCTCGGTGGGCGCCGAGCAGGGGGGTGCCAACCCCCAGCCCAG GCCGGCGGAGGAGCCGATGGAGGCTGAGCCGGCGCTGTGA
- the HDAC5 gene encoding histone deacetylase 5 isoform X2 gives MDPQSDTEGGSSREPSLELLSRAQLHAALPAPGVEGPAEACGECRGPGLDAAARERQLQRELLALKQQQQLQKQLLFAEFQKQHEHLTRQHEVQLQKHLKQQQEVLAARRQQELEQQRQRERQEALEQQQRLEQLHALRTKDKSRESAIASTEVKLKLQEFLLSKTKEPGTGPPNHSLPQHPKCWAHHTSLDQSSPPQSGSPGTPPSYKLPLLGTYDGRDDFPLRKTASEPNLKVRSRLKQKVAERRSSPLLRRKDGTVISTFKKRAIEITVSSVCSSAPGSGPSSPNSSHSAIAENGFTGSVPNIHAELLPQHRALTLDGTSQLSLYTSPSLPNISLGLQATVTVTNSHLNASPKLSPQQVEAERPAVATLRPGAALSGKFLSTSSIPGCLLGVALEGDPPAGPASLLQHVLLLEQARQQSTLIAVPLHGQSPLVTGERAGSVRTVSKLPRHRPLSRTQSSPLPQSPQALPHGALPHGALQHHFLDKQQVQLGKLLPKPGELARQPPTHPEETEEELTEQQSPPPGDGVSPSAPLALISADAGDSPERLQDPEGCGVPCDEPGDSGNEAEIPGVPDAAELGVTYKQVFPEAQLQLYPAPSLGILALPHPALARTQSSPAGAGIKPPAPDGPPKHLFTTGVVYDTFMLKHQCTCGNTNIHPEHAGRIQSIWSRLQETGLLGKCERIRGRKATLEEIQTVHSEHHTLLYGTSPLNRQKLDSKKLLGPISQKMYTVLPCGGIGVDSDTVWNEMHSSSAVRMAVGCLVELAFKVAAGEIKNGFAVIRPPGHHAEESTAMGFCFFNSVAISAKLLQQKLSVGRILIVDWDIHHGNGTQQAFYSDPDVLYISLHRYDDGNFFPGSGAPEEVGSGMGVGYNINIAWTGGVDPPIGDVEYLTAFRTVVMPIANEFSPDMVLVSAGFDAVEGHLSPLGGYSVTAKCFGHLTKQLMMLAGGRVVLALEGGHDLTAICDASEACVSALLGLELEPLDPSLLQQKPNVNAVATLEKVIEIQSKHWGSVKRFAAAVGCSLLEAQKGEAEEAETVTAMALLSVGAEQGGANPQPRPAEEPMEAEPAL, from the exons ATGGACCCCCAGAGCGACACAG AGGGGGGGTCCAGCCGTGAGCCCTCGCTGGAGCTCCTGTCCCGTGCCCAGCTCCATGCTGCGCTCCCTGCCCCAG GGGTGGAGGGGCCAGCGGAGGCGTGCGGGGAGTGCCGGGGGCCAGGGCTGGACGCAGCGGCGCGGGAGCGGCAGCTGCAgcgggagctgctggccctcaagcagcagcagcagctccagaagcagctgctcttcGCCGAGTTCCAGAAGCAGCATGAGCACCTCACCCGCCAGCACGAGGTCCAGCTCCAGAAGCACCTCAAG cagcagcaggaagtgCTGGCTGCCCGccggcagcaggagctggagcagcagcggcagcgggAGCGGCAGGAggccctggagcagcagcagcgcctggagcagctgcacgCCCTGCGCACCAAGGACAAGAGCCGTGAGA GCGCCATCGCCAGCACGGAGGTGAAGCTGAAGCTGCAGGAGTTCCTGCTCAGCAAGACGAAGGAGCCGGGCACCGGCCCCCCCAACCAttccctcccccagcaccccaaatGTTG GGCTCACCACACCTCGTTGGACCAGAGTTCCCCCCCCCAGAGCGGCAGCCCGGGGACCCCCCCCTCCTACAAACTGCCCCTCCTCGGCACCTACGACGGCCGGGATGACTTCCCGCTCCGCAAAACCG cctcCGAACCCAACCTGAAAGTGCGCTCGCGGTTAAAACAGAAGGTGGCGGAGCGGCGGAGCAGCCCGCTGCTGCGGAGGAAGGACGGCACCGTCATCAGCACCTTCAAGAAACGAGCCATCGAGATCACGG TGTCCTCGGTGTGCAGCAGCGCCCCGGGCTCTGGGCCCAGCTCCCCCAACAGCTCCCACAGCGCCATCGCTGAGAACGGCTTCACCGGCTCCGTCCCCAACATCCACGCTGAG ctcctgccccagcaccgAGCCCTCACCCTGGACGgcaccagccagctcagcctCTACACGTCCCCGTCCCTGCCCAACatctccctggggctgcaggccaCTGTCACCGTCACCAACTCCCACCTCAAC GCGTCCCCCAAGCTGTCCCCGCAGCAGGTGGAGGCCGAGCGCCCGGCGGTGGCCACGCTGCGTCCCGGGGCCGCCCTCAGCGGCAAGTTCCTGAGCACTTCGTCCATCCCGGGCTGCCTGCTGGGGGTGGCCCTGGAGGGGgacccccccgccggccccgcgtccctgctgcagcacgtcctgctgctggagcaagCGCGGCAGCAGAGCACCCTCATTGCCG TGCCACTGCACGGGCAGTCGCCGCTGGTGACGGGGGAGCGTGCGGGCAGCGTGCGCACGGTGAGCAAGCTGCCACGGCACCGGCCCCTCAGCCGCACGCAGtcgtcccccctgccccagagccCCCAGGCGCTGCCCCACGGCGCCCTGCCCCACGGCGCCCTACAGCACCACTTCCTCGACAAGCAGCAGGTCCAGCTGGGCaag ctgctccccaagCCGGGGGAGCTGGCGCggcagccccccacccaccccgaGGAGACGGAGGAGGAGCTGACAGAGCAGCAGTCGCCCCCGCCGGGGGATGGGGTGTCCCCCAGTGCCCCCCTTGCCCTCATCTCCGCGGATGCCGGGGACTCCCCGGAGCGGCTGCAGGACCCCGAGGGCTGCGGGGTGCCCTGCGACGAGCCAGGTGACAGTGGGAACGAGGCTGAGATCCCCGGGGTCCCCgatgctgctgagctgggcgTCACCTACAAACAG gTGTTCCCCGAGGCGCAGCTGCAGCTGTATCCTGCCCCCTCCTTGGGCATCCTGGCGCTGCCCCACCCGGCCCTCGCCCGCACCCAGTCGTCCCCCGCCGGTGCCGGCATCAAGCCCCCTGCGCCCGACGGGCCCCCAAAGCACCTCTTCACCACAg GCGTGGTGTACGACACGTTCATGCTGAAGCACCAGTGCACCTGCGGGAACACCAACATCCACCCTGAGCACGCCGGCCGCATCCAGAGCATCTGGTCCCGCCTGCAGGAGACTGGCCTCCTTGGCAAGTGCGAG cgTATCCGGGGCAGGAAGGCGACACTGGAGGAGATCCAGACAGTGCATTCGGAGCATCACACGCTGCTCTATGGCACCAGCCCCCTCAACCGTCAGAAGCTCGACAGCAAGAAGCTCCTCG GTCCCATCAGCCAGAAGATGTACACGGTGCTGCCGTGCGGGGGCATCGGG GTGGACAGTGATACGGTGTGGAATGAGATGCACTCGTCCAGTGCTGTGCGCATGGCGGTGGGCTGCCTGGTGGAGCTCGCCTTCAAGGTGGCTGCCGGCGAGATCAAG AATGGCTTTGCCGTCATCCGCCCCCCAGGACACCACGCAGAGGAGTCCACAGCCAT GGGCTTCTGCTTCTTCAACTCGGTGGCCATCTCTGCcaaactgctccagcagaaGCTCAGCGTGGGCAGGATCCTCATCGTGGACTGG GACATCCACCATGGGAACGGCACCCAGCAAGCCTTCTACAGCGACCCTGACGTCCTCTACATCTCCCTGCACCGCTATGATGATGGCAACTTCTTCCCAGGCAGTGGGGCGCCCGAGGAG GTGGGCAGCGGGATGGGAGTGGGCTACAACATCAACATCGCCTGGACCGGTGGCGTCGACCCCCCCATCGGGGACGTGGAGTATCTCACTGCCTTCAG GACCGTGGTGATGCCCATCGCCAACGAGTTCTCCCCGGACATGGTGCTGGTCTCGGCTGGCTTCGATGCTGTCGAGGGTCACCTCTCCCCACTCGGTGGCTACTCCGTCACCGCCAAAT GTTTTGGCCACTTGACAAAGCAGCTGATGATGCTGGCGGGGGGCCGGGTTGTGCTGGCGCTGGAGGGGGGGCATGACCTGACAGCCATCTGTGATGCCTCGGAGGCCTGCGTCTCCGCTCTGCTCGGCCTGGAG CTGGAGCCCCTGGATCCATCCCTCCTACAGCAGAAGCCAAATGTGAATGCGGTGGCCACCCTGGAGAAGGTCATAGAGATCCAGA GCAAGCACTGGGGCTCGGTGAAGCGCTTCGCGGCGGCGGTGGGCTGCTCGCTGCTGGAGGCGCAGAAGGGGGAGGCGGAGGAGGCTGAGACGGTGACAGCCATGGCCCTGCTCTCGGTGGGCGCCGAGCAGGGGGGTGCCAACCCCCAGCCCAG GCCGGCGGAGGAGCCGATGGAGGCTGAGCCGGCGCTGTGA